The Bombus huntii isolate Logan2020A chromosome 18, iyBomHunt1.1, whole genome shotgun sequence genome contains the following window.
agatatttcgacgtttaagcactcgtagaactccatttcacagtgctaatgcaatgcacaaccctttaagagtcgaaacaagcaaaatatctcgcaaatcgcgaagatttcgtcgattttgacgaaagatagccgtcatttccttcccgttggagatatttcgacgtttaagcactcgttgaactacatttcacagtgctaatgcaatgcactaccgtttaagcgtcgaaacaagcaaaatatctcgcaaatcgcgatgatttcgtcgattttgatgaaaaatagccgtcatttcttTCTAgatggagatatttcgaagtttaagcactcgttgaactccatttcacagtgctaatgcaatgcactaccgtttaagcgtcgaaacaagcaaaatatctcgcaaatcgcgatgatttcgtcgattttgacgaaaaatagccgtcatttccttcccgttggagatatttcgacgtttaagcaatcgttgaactccatttcacagtgctaatgcaatgcacaaccctttaagcgtcgaaacaatcaaaatatctcgcaaatcgcgattttgacgaaaaatagccgtcatttccttcccggtggagatatttcgacgtttaagcattcgttgaactccatttcacagtgctaatgcaatgcacaaccgtctAAGTGTCGGAACAAgcgaaatatctcgcaaatcgcgaagatttcgtcgattttgatgaaagatagccgtcatttccatcccgattgagatatttcgacgtttaagcactcgtagaactccatttcacagtgctaatgcaatgcacaaccctttaagagtcgaaacaatcaaaatatctcgcaaatcgcgatgatttcatcgattttggcgataaatagccgtcatttccttcccgttggagatatttcgacgtttaagcactcgttgaactccatttcacagtgctaatgcaatgcacaaccctttaagcgtcgaaacaagcaaaatatctcgcaaatcgcgaagatttcgtcgattttgatgaaagatagccgtcatttccttcccgattgagatatttcgacgtttaagcactcgttgaacaccatttcacagtgctaatgcaatgcacaaccctttaagcgccgaaacaagcaatatatctcgcaaatcgcgaagatttcgtcgatcttgacgaaaaatagccgtcatttccttctcgttggagatatttcgacgtttaagcactcgttgaactccatttctcagtgctaatgaaatgcACAACCGTCTAAGTGTCGGAACAAgcgaaatatctcgcaaatcgcgaagatttcgtcgattttgatgaaagatagccgtcatttccttcccgattgagatatttcgacgtttaagcactcgttgaacaccatttcacagtgctaatgcaatgcacaaccctttaagagtcgaaacaagcaaaatatctcgcaaatcgcgaagatttcgtcgattttgacgaaaaatagccgtcatttccttcccgttggagatatttcgacgtttaagcactcgttgaactccatttcacagtgctaatgcaatgcacaaaccTTTAAGCtccgaaacaagcaaaatatctcgcaaatcgcgaagatttcgtcgattttgacgataaatagccgtcatttccttcccgttggagatatttcgacgtttaagcactcgttgaactccatttcacagtgctaatgcaatgcacaaacctttaatcgtcgaaacaagcaaaatatctcgcaaatcgcgaagatttcgtcgattttgatgaaatctagctgtcatttccttcccgttggagatatttcgacgtttaagcaatcgttgaactccatttcacagtgctaatgcaatgcacaaccatttaagcggcgaaacaagcaaaatttctcgcaaatcgcgaagatttcgtcgattttgacgaaaaatagccgtcatttccttcccgttggagatatttcgacgtttaagcactcgttgaacaccatttcacagtgctaatgcaatgcacaaccctttaagagtcgaaacaagcaaaatatctcgcaaatcgcgaagatttcgtcgattttgacgaaaaatagccgtcatttccttcccgttggagatatttcgacgtttaagcactcgttgaactccatttcacagtgctaatgcaatgcacaaaccTTTAAGCtccgaaacaagcaaaatatctcgcaaatcgcgaagatttcgtcgattttgacgataaataggcgtcatttccttcccgttggagatatttcgacgtttaagcactcgttgaactccatttcacagtgctaatgcaatgcacaaccctttaatcgtcgaaacaagcaaaatatctcgcaaatcgcgaagatttcgtcgattttgatgaaatctagctgtcatttccttcccgttggagatatttcgacgtttaagcaatcgttgaactccatttcacagtgctaatgcaatgcacaaccatttaagcggcGAAGCAAGCAAAAtttctcgcaaatcgcgaagatttcgtcgattttgacgaaaaatagccgtcatttccttcccgttggagatatttcgacgtttaagcactcgttgaactccatttcacagtgctaatgcaatgcacaaccctttcagcgtcgaaacaagcaaaatatctcgcaaatcgcgatgatttcgtcgattttgacgaaaaatagccgtcatttccttcccgttggagataattcgacgtttaagcactcgttgaactccatttcacagtgctaatgcaatgcacaaccctctaagcgtcgaaacaagcaaaatatctcgcaaatcgcgaagatttcgtcgattttgacgaaaaatagccgtcatttccttcccgttggagatatttcgacgtttaagcgctcgtttcacaccattttacactgcaaatgtaatgcactcccgtttaagcgtcgaaacaagcaaaatagctcgcaaatcgcgatgatttcgtcgattttgacgaaaactaactgTCATTTACTTCCCGTTGGAGTtatttcgatgtttaagcgctcgttgaactccattttacactacatgtgtaatgcactaccgtttcagcgtcgaaacaagcccATCAGCTCGTGTTACgtatttgtttgtttaaatcaatcaaattttaaatttgaattttactgaaaatttttttttgtgtttgagtttgaatttaatctgaagggaaataaattgaaatgataTTATTGTGTATGTAATACTGATTTAGAATTCTAATTAATACGGTAGTTGCTGCCACCAGAAATAGTCTAAGGaccatttcaaaatattttatttctattaatttccGTTTAATAGGTAGCGTTAACTGATGCTTAATGCAACTCTTAAACGAATTTCACTTTCCGGCTAACCTGCGATGTGCAGGAATACTGGTACTGGAGAGGATTTAAGCCGggattaataattatttgtccTCGTTGAACGGATTTTATttgaatgtggaatcgcctagattattacctttatatatatattttattaaccggatatatgtatttttagcGTTGCTGGATCGGATAGGAATGTGAGATTTTTCGtcgtttatatatatgtcgggtttacattagaattagggttaggggcgtgaaacgaatcttcgtttgggttacacgttgtcgttatgcaatagagaagacattgactagtgcaaatacgatcattatagaaccggacaagtaaccgcggtagttaggtactcgagaaactaatgacaatgatcctaggttcaataacgaatccgcggtcgacgggatgatagatggacgtactcacaaaatctaagtcggactctttacgaaaacgtggaatatccaccgagcgtaCAGACTTTAAGTAACTCGCTAAtacgacctcacgagagaatgactctccgtcccgatgatgccacagaggaaaattATATGGGGtttgtctaaggacacgagatcctcggattcgtcgaggaaagccttcttTCGGAAggtgagggaaattgacgtcgctgctaattggtcaatctctaTATCGGTGGTTaaaaaaggatgctagccgtcTGTTatgaccgttcgcggagagacgcggtcgcgaggaaaacgcgtcagcgagaggcgtaaattctcgctacgattctgttaatcgacgccgcgaaatagtcgttctcctgtttcgattaagataacagaggtggttcaatgaatttaacattgtattaacaggttaacataaaatagtatatttgacaataatatgatgGACACGCCACAAATTGTTTAACAATGAATACTGTAAATATGTTACAGAAAGTTGACCCGACTTTACAATAACTCTCAATGAATTCGTTATTCTATACGATCTTGATTTTATTCGTCAGACCTCTCGATGTATAGCGTTTGGTTCGTCAGATGGGACTGATTGCCTTTCGATCATTTCATCGTCTTctttggaagacgacccccactatgctcgGATCATGCCACCGTTCGCGTCTATAATCACGTATGCCTCCTTCTTGTGTGGAAAAAGTAACGGATAAAAATTGACGGTTCTAGATCTCGCTGCTTGGTGACAACTATGCGCCCGtcgatatattgtatatgaTCCAGCGGGCAGATAAGACGATCTGCCTGCGACATTGTAGGACCGtgagcgacggttagaaataCAGCCTGTGATATGCCTCGTGGCTTAACATACTCCCCAcattgagagggtaccgatcaagtGATATGATGTGATGTTGTGAGGTGGATCTTTTATCAGACTTCGGTGCTGGTTGGTCGCAGGTAGTCTTCGGGTGATTGGCCACAAAATATGAGATCTGCAGGGTTATCGGTAATGGGAATCTGACGCCAATCTGAGGTGTGAGTCTTCTGTTGAATTTCTGCCACACGATTAGCGACAAAGGTTTTCAGCGTATGGGGTGATGTATTAATCCAATGAAGAACGATTGTAGAATCAGTCCAATAAACGGTCCGAGGAATGCTGCTTGGTAAGGCTTGAAGGACTGTAGTGGCCAATGATGTGAGAAGAAGTGCTCCACTCAGTTCCAGCCTTGGAATGGTTTGTGATTTGAGCGGAGCCACCTTTGACTTTGCAGTGAGGAGTTGTGTCCAGACATGACCATCCGGAGTGATGGTGCGAAGATAAACGCATGCCCCATACGCCCTTTCGCTGGCATCACAGAACCCGTGTAACTCAATTTCCGCTGCAGTCTTGATTATAGTTTTACGTGGAAACTTTACGTTATTTAGCAATGGTAGCTGTGCATAGTATTTGCTCCATTCTGTATGTAAGTCACCTTGTGATATTCGTgccaatctatttttaatgtCCAAAATCGTTGGAGCAGCATCGTAGCTCGAACGATCACTGGTGCCAGTAATCCAAGAGGGTTGTAGATCTTGGCGATTTCGGAGCTGATTGTTCTTTTCGTAATTCGAGAGGCGGTAGGATTGATTTTGACGGAATATAGGATCGAATCGTCAAAGGAATTCCAAACAACACCCAGAGTTTTGAAGGTTTGCGATTCGCCTAGTAACAGCTTATCGTTTATGTCCTGCTCGGAAAGTCCTCGTAGCAGTTCCCGGTCGTTCGATACCCATTTTAGAATGTTTAAGCCGGCTAGTTTAAGCAATTCTGTGATCTCCCTTCTCAATGATCGTGCCTCGACCTTTGTATCAACTCCTGTAAGAACATCGTCGACGTAGAAGTCTCGCTGTAAGACCATCGCCGCTCGTGGGTACCGAAGTCCCTCGGCGTCCGCCAGTTGTTTGAGGCACCGAATGGCTAGATAAGGGGCCGCTGACAGCCCGAATGTCACTGTGTTAAGTTGATAGTTGTCAACATCTTCATCAGAGTTGCGCCACAAAATTTGTTGgaatttccgatcctctgggcGCACAAGAAATTGtcgatacattttttcaaCATCGCCTGTAATGCCGTATTGATGAGAACGAAATCctagaagaatgaaaaatgcGTCATCTTGTAGTTTCGGTCTCGTATGAAATACGTTGTTTAATGAAACTCCGGCGGTGGTTGGTGCAGATCCGTCAAACACAACTCTGTGTTTTGTAGTTTGGCTGGACTCTTTGATCACGCCGTGATGTGGCAGAAAATATCCGTCGTCCGTGCAGTGGTCCGTGGTAATCTTCGTCATGTGTCCTAATTCCAAGTATTCTTGTATTACGGCGTGATAGTCAACTTCGAATCGTTTGTCTCGTTGGATTCGACGGCAGAGGAATGTGAGTCGCTTCATCGCCATGGATTTAGAGCATCCAAGCGAAGGAGTTGTTTCGTTAAATGGGAGAGCGACAATGTATCGTCCTTCGTTGGTGCGTTGAACGTGATTTCGAAAGTGCTCCTCGCATTGTCGTTCCGCTTCCGAAATGTGTGCAGCGGGCGGTCCTTCGTCGATTTCCCAAAAACGGGCGAGGTCCGCCTGTAAAGCCGCCGTGGAGGCGTGAAATGCGTATGATGATGATTGCGAGGTTGGGCTCACCCCGATGACCCATCCAAATCGCGTTTTTTGCAGACGCAAGTCGGGCCCGTTTGATTGACTGATATCCAGTTGGCCGACACAGAGTGATACTAGTGTTGGTCCGGCGCTCAATAAGATTTCAATCGAAGCAGATCTATGGAATCTTGGATCGGCTAGTTGGAGATTCCTAGGTATTTGTATCGTTGAGCGATCTACGGGTTGATATGGGACCCAAGTCGATATTGTCGGTATGATTAGGAACGTCACCGTGCGTTCGTATGTGCCGTCAATGGGGGTGATCGTGGCCGTGATGTAGCGTTTCGAGGTCGTCGGCAACGTGTTGAGCGTTCCGATTGGGACCGAACATTTCCGTTGGTTGAGTTTTAATGAATTGGCGCCTTTTAATAGGTGGTTTATCCGTAatcgtatatttaaatattggtCCGACATGTCGGTACCGCGTGCGTTTTCCTCCTCGGTTAATTCTTCTAACTCGAGTTGGATGGCGTAGAACTCAGTCCCATATTGGTCCAGATGTTTCTGGAGGAATAATAAATCGCACTCTTCCTGACGACCGAATTGTTCGTATTCGTCCAGTTGATTTGACATAAGCGTGAATTAGCGGAGATAATGACCTCGTCTCCGACGCAAGGAGGTAATTTTATCTGCGGTTGCCATTGTTGCCGCGGATAGTGGATTGGCAAAGGAAGGAACGAGCTTACCTTGTTGTTGTGAAAACGTAACTGATTCGACGattcagctagcccgagggtCGTCATAAACACAAagatctagttacctaaagtccttcaaacagacaaacagtctttgtcccaactacgggaagatagggaagatctatttttttcaacgaacgacgtcATTAGCAGCAATTAGCAGCAATTAGCagcaattagcagcaacgtcaatgtcccttactttccgaacgaagtaagtaataacgaatccgcggtcaacgggatgatagatatacgtgctcacaaaaatctaagtcggactcttTACGAAAACGTGGAATACCCACCGAGCGTACAGACACTAAGTAACGCGCTAATACGAtctcacgagagaatgactcTCCGTCGCGgtgatgctgcagaggaaagCTATGATGAGGCGTGTCtgaggacacgagatcatcggattcgtcgaggatagccttcgttcagaaggtGAGGGGatttggcgttgctgctaattggtcaatctccatatcggtggttagaaaaagatactAGCTGCCCtagagggaaagttgctaacggGAAGCGTCGTTCGCgaaaaaaatagattttccctatcttcccgtagctgggacaaagactgtttgtttgaaggactttagtcaactaaatcctaagatttataacggccctcaggctagctgaacacgtactgcggagacgcaccgacatctggcaatcatcttgctcgaagaatagggtcaacgtgtggcgagccacgggacagaaaccgttggaatgtttactgtcgcgtgccgccacaaatatttcttttaagaagaactatagaattactccatacctttgttaga
Protein-coding sequences here:
- the LOC126875491 gene encoding uncharacterized protein LOC126875491; this translates as MSNQLDEYEQFGRQEECDLLFLQKHLDQYGTEFYAIQLELEELTEEENARGTDMSDQYLNIRLRINHLLKGANSLKLNQRKCSVPIGTLNTLPTTSKRYITATITPIDGTYERTVTFLIIPTISTWVPYQPVDRSTIQIPRNLQLADPRFHRSASIEILLSAGPTLVSLCVGQLDISQSNGPDLRLQKTRFGWVIGVSPTSQSSSYAFHASTAALQADLARFWEIDEGPPAAHISEAERQCEEHFRNHVQRTNEGRYIVALPFNETTPSLGCSKSMAMKRLTFLCRRIQRDKRFEVDYHAVIQEYLELGHMTKITTDHCTDDGYFLPHHGVIKESSQTTKHRVVFDGSAPTTAGVSLNNVFHTRPKLQDDAFFILLGFRSHQYGITGDVEKMYRQFLVRPEDRKFQQILWRNSDEDVDNYQLNTVTFGLSAAPYLAIRCLKQLADAEGLRYPRAAMVLQRDFYVDDVLTGVDTKVEARSLRREITELLKLAGLNILKWVSNDRELLRGLSEQDINDKLLLGESQTFKTLGVNNQLRNRQDLQPSWITGTSDRSSYDAAPTILDIKNRLARISQGDLHTEWSKYYAQLPLLNNVKFPRKTIIKTAAEIELHGFCDASERAYGACVYLRTITPDGHVWTQLLTAKSKVAPLKSQTIPRLELSGALLLTSLATTVLQALPSSIPRTVYWTDSTIVLHWINTSPHTLKTFVANRVAEIQQKTHTSDWRQIPITDNPADLIFCGQSPEDYLRPTSTEV